The Vibrio aerogenes nucleotide sequence ATCTCCATATGAAGTCAGGAAAAAAAGTGGCCAGGTTTACTGGATTCTTGATTTCTCTATGTTACACCGCAGTGACGCCGGGATTGATATCCGCGAAGCCCGGGATCGTTTTCAACAAGCTTTTGCTTCAATCTGGAATGGTAGTCTTGAGAATGATGGATTCAACCGGCTGGTGCTTGAAGCGTCCCTGACCGGGAGGGAAGTTTCAATTTTGCGTGCATACGCAAGATACATGCGTCAGGTTGGTTTTCCTTTCAGTCAGAATTATATTGAAGAGACGCTAAATCATTACCCCAGGCTGGCGGCAAAACTTGTTGATCTGTTTGTGAGTCGTTTTGATCCTCAGTTGAAAAAGCGGGATCAGATATTTGAAAAGTTGATCAACAATATTTCAGAACAACTTGAAGAGGCTGAAAGTCTCGATGACGATCGGATCATTCGTCGTTACATGGAAATGATCCAGGCGACGCTCCGGACCAATTACTTCAAAACTGATGACGAAGGAAATCATAAACCTTGTTTGTCATTCAAACTCGATCCACAACAGATCCCGGATATTCCAGCGCCCGTACCGGCTTATGAAATATTTGTGTATTCACCAGATATCGAAGGTGTGCATTTACGTGGTGGCAAAGTAGCACGTGGCGGATTGCGCTGGTCAGACAGACAAGAGGATTTCAGGACTGAAATATTAGGTTTGGTCAAAGCACAGCAGGTCAAAAATACAGTGATTGTTCCTGTTGGCGCAAAGGGTGGTTTTGTCTGTAAGAAACAACCATTGATGAGCCAGCGGGATGAAATCTTTGCGGAAGGTCAGCGTTGTTACCGGCAGTTCATCCGTGGATTGCTTGATCTGACAGACAATATTATTGATGGTGATGTTGTGCCGCCGGAAAATGTGGTGCGCCATGATCCTGATGATCCATATCTGGTTGTCGCTGCCGATAAGGGAACTGCGACTTTTTCTGACCTGGCGAACTCAGTTTCAGAAGAGTACGGATTCTGGCTGGGTGATGCGTTTGCTTCTGGTGGTTCGAATGGATATGACCATAAGGCAATGGGGATTACCGCAAAGGGTGCGTGGGAATCTGTGAAACGTCACTTCCGGGAATTGGGTGTTGATTGCCAGCGCTCAGAGTTCACGGTTGTTGCTATTGGTGATATGGCTGGCGATGTATTTGGTAACGGTATGCTGTTGTCAAAACATACTCGTTTGTTAGCTGCTTTCAACCATATGCATATATTTTTAGATCCGGATCCGGATACCGGGAAAAGCTGGCAAGAGCGTGAGCGTTTATTCGCTTTACCAAGGTCTTCATGGGAAGATTATGACTCAGCTTTGATTTCCAAAGGCGGTGGTGTTTTTTCAAGAAAGTCTAAATCTGTTTCTTTGTCACCTGAAGTCAGATCCATACTCAACACAGACAAAAAGTCTTTACCACCGAATGAAGTCATTCGTTTAATTTTGAAAATGGAAGTTGACCTGCTGTGGAATGGTGGCATCGGAACTTATGTCAAATCATCATCTGAGTCTGATTCAGATGTTGGTGACAGAGCAAATGATGCAGTCAGAATTAATGGCACTGAGTTATCTGCCAAGATTGTCGGAGAAGGTGGTAACCTCGGCATGACGCAGTTGGGACGGATCGAATATGCCTTGAAAGGAGGCCGGGTTAATACTGACTTCGTTGATAATGTAGGGGGGGTTGATTGCTCAGATAATGAAGTCAATATTAAAATTTTCTTAAATTCATTAGTGACAAATGGTGATCTCACCATGAAGAAGCGAAATGAATTGCTGCAATCGATGCAGGATGAAGTCGGGGAGATTGTATTATCCGATGCTTATCAGCAGTCTGAATCACTTTCTGTTTCTGAAACAGCCGGGGTGACGACGGTTAAAGAGCTGATTCGTTTTATTCATTCACTTGAAAAGAGCAATATACTTGACAGGGCACTCGAAAATCTTCCCGATGATGAGACGCTTCTCGAACGCGAAAAGCAGGGGGTTGGTTTGACCCGTCCGGAACTCTCTGTATTGGTTGCGTATGGAAAAATGGTCCTTAAAGAACAACTGGCAACAGATCGTATTACGGATGATGTGTATCATGCGGCACATTTGATTGAATATTTCCCTTCAGAGTTACGCCGTAACTACTCAGATTTGTTACCGGGTCACCCTCTGAGACAGGAACTGATCGCGACGGCACTGGCTAATCAGATGGTCAATGAAATGGGATGCAATTTTGTTTCCCGTCTTCAGGAAGAAACAGGGGCCGGGGTTGTTGAAATTACCAATGCTTATTGTGCAGCACGTGATATATATAACTTTGATGATGTTTTGCAAAAGATAAGACTTGCGGATAATCAGGCATCAACACTGGTTCAGTATGAAATGATTAGTTTTGTTCGACGGATGTTGAGACGTTTGTCCCGTTGGCTGTTGCGAAATCATATGGGGAAAAAGTCGGTTGAAGAACTGGTTTCATTATATAAAGCTGATGTGACTCAAGTAACAGAAAATTTGAACGATGTTCTGATTGGCAGAGAGATCAGTGATCATGATGCAATTGCTATCCGGTGGATCGATCAGGGGATTGATGAGAATACAGCACATTATGTTTCCCGATTATCCAGCCTGAATTCAGCATTGGATATCAGTGTTGTTGCCCGTGAAAAAGGGATCACGGTTCTTCAGGCAGCTAAACTTTATTTCCACTTGGGCGTGCGTTTATCGCTGCACTGGTTCCTTGAACAGATCAACCATCAGGCCGTTGAAAACAATTGGCAGGCGCTGGCAAAAGCTGCTTACCGGGAAGATTTAGACTGGCAACAAAGACAGTTAACTTCTCAGGTACTGAGTTGTCAGTGTGCGGATGAAAGTTTTGATGAGCTCACACGTTTGGATGACTGGATCGAAGCGAATGAACAAGCGTTGCTTCGCTGGGAGAACATTTTAAATGAATTTAAAGTTGGTTCTGCCCATGAGTTTGCAAAATTCTCCGTTGCTTTAAGAGAATTAGCCCTATTAAATTTGAATTGTTCGTCAAATGAGTAATAATAAGGCCCCATTTAATGGGGCTTTTTTTATCAGGGGCAATTATGCTTTACCGTATCGCCAGAAGTGGTTTTTTTCAATTAGACGCAGAGAAAGTACACGATCTTGCTATCAAGAATTTAAAGCGTTTCACCGGCACTCCTTTTGACTTATTTTACCGCCAACATCTTCCATCCCGTCCTGTTGAATGTATGGGGCTGACTTTTAATAATCCGGTTGGACTAGCCGCCGGTCTGGATAAAAATGGTGAATGCATCGATGCATTTGGTGCGATGGGGTTTGGTTTTGTTGAAGTCGGCACTGTCACACCCCGTCCACAACCTGGTAACGATAAACCCAGACTATTCCGGCTGATTGAAGCAGAAGGCATTATTAACCGGATGGGCTTTAATAATCTGGGTATTGATCAGTTGCTTGAGAATATCGAACATTCAAATTATGACGGTATTATCGGCATCAACATAGGCAAGAATAAAGATACACCGATTGAAAAAGGGCATGAAGATTATCTGATCTGTATGGATAAAGCTTATTCATCTGCCGGGTATATTGCCGTCAATATTTCTTCACCGAATACACCGGGACTCCGTTCTCTTCAATATGGTGATGCATTAGATGATTTATTGTCTCAATTAAAGTCGAAGCAACGTGAACTTGCAGCAAAGTATGATAAATATGTGCCGCTGACTTTGAAGATCGCACCGGATCTAAGTGATCAGGAGTTAGATCAGATATGTCAGGCGTTGCTGAAACATCAGATTGACGGGGTGATTGCGACCAATACCACACTTGATCGCTCAATTGTTATGGGCATGAAGCATGCGAATGAAACCGGTGGATTGAGTGGCAGACCTTTACAGTCCAGAAGTACCGAGGTTATCAGGCAAATGCATCAAGTGTTGGGTGATCAAATTCCAATTATCGGCGTTGGTGGGATCGATTCCTTCGTTTCAGCAAAAGAAAAGATGATGGCGGGAGCTAAATTAGTTCAGATTTATTCTGGTTTTATTTACCAGGGTCCTGGTCTAGTAAGGGATATTGTAAAAAATCTATAGAGATCATCGATTAATCACCTGAATTGTATTGAATCATATGAGAGGAAATGAGCTATCGTTTCCTCTTTTTTTTGTCTGACCCCTTTTAAAATGGTTTTATGGGGAAGGTTATGTTCTGCCTTTCAGCTATGTCGCTACATATTTATCAACATTTTCTGGAAGTCGTTAGGAATGCTAAAACCAAGTGATAAGTGGAACTGGTATTACTGTGATAAAGAGGAACATCTGATGCTCGATTTGGGCGATGATATGCTCTTCAGAACACTTTTGCCGCGCAAAGTTCTGGTTACCTGTGCTTTTGCGTCTTCGCAGTTCACGGTTGAAGATGCGGCTGACTATCAGCTCTTTCTGGAAAGTTTGGACGGCTTGAATTATTCCGGGCCCAGACTGGTGGAACTGGTCCTGAATTGCGTTGCTTCAAAGCGCTTTCATAAACCGGTACAGCCAAAAAGCTGGTTTTTCGAGCCCCGGTCTGCGGATTTTACCCCGAAAGAGGGGAACATCGTCCAGTTAACGAATCAGTTTAATCAGGGACGATTTATCGTTCTTGATGTCGGAGAGAATGCCAGTTTATGCCTGAGTGCAGAACTGGAGCCATTTATTCTCTCTCCGGGGAAAGAACTCGTGTTTGGTCAGGCAATAAAAGTGATGCATGATCGAATGGAGTGTGTGAATTCCGGTTCACAAAAGATAGCCCTTGTGGGTTAGTGATTTCCATGAGTATTATTTTGTTCCGTTTATATATTCTGTTTTATTTCCTATCGGCTTAATCAAGCCGATTTTTTTTGTCTGCATCGTCTCCGATATCCCATTTCGATCCTCATTTAGTGTGATATTCCTCAATAAATTCTGATTATATTTTTATCACTTGCCTGATTGAATTTAGATCAGACAGGCGGTTGATTCATCATAAATTCCGCTTTTAGCTATGTTTTGTCATTTAATTACAAGTAAAAAAGAGTGCTGGTATAGACCAGTTTCGAGGTGAATAAGTATGCGCTTACTCTTAATATTAAGCTGATAGTTAAAAGAGAAAACGCATTTCAATCGGAGGAAATAGCTTGTATGGACTGCCTAAAATCCGGACAGAGATGGCTGACGGAGCTTTTCAAGACATATTCTGGATGAGTAAGTACAAAATTAACCGGGTTTGATTTACCCAAAGGGAAGATTGTCAGGTATAATTGCTGGCCTTTTTTTAATATGAAGAACTTCAATGCATCAATATTTAGCAACTACTTCTATCGGACTCGAAAATCTTCTGGCTGCAGAACTGCAAAAAATTGGTATTCAGGATGCTAAACCTGTACAGGCCGGAGTGAAGTTTACCGCGACCAACGATCTAATTTATAAATGTTGTATGTGGAGTCGGCT carries:
- a CDS encoding NAD-glutamate dehydrogenase yields the protein MGSNDTLQPVLVEKVFELIQKKLESDQYVIVKQLAQHLFRNVSINDLASRTESDLYGAVISLWHHLNEVKPTAQSVRVFNPIVSKHGWQSTHTIVEIVVPDTPFLVDSIKMVLTRLDLASHLMLHGPAQITRSKNNTISSINQGKGSLHSMFHIEVDRLNDKEKIKTLREELTKVLNDTSLVVNDWKPMVERLNDVIQQLESQQQTIPVPQEHFAESIKYLRWLADHNFTFMGYKEYDLTEADEGLELRPTKEPGLGLFSEPSRVRSVRLSEFSDSARLEATKPFMLILTKGNTQSRIHRPAYTDYVGIKKFDKNGNVIGEHRFTGLYTSAVYNQTIESIPLVREKTGRILSASGYLIGSHAYKALHNILENYPRDELLQATEEQLLEVGTGVVQMQDRDLLRLFVRKDPFGRFFSCMVYVSKERHTTALRRRTQEILAEYFMSGQDVEYTVYFSESPLARTHYIVRVDNNNMDVDVKTIEQNLMEASTSWDDRLSEAIVSNWGESIGLPLAKDYLLAFPRSYKEAMMSSTAVSDIERLESLSETNKLGMLFYRPQEEATDSKVVKLKLYHRDEPIHLSDVMPMLEKLGLRVNRESPYEVRKKSGQVYWILDFSMLHRSDAGIDIREARDRFQQAFASIWNGSLENDGFNRLVLEASLTGREVSILRAYARYMRQVGFPFSQNYIEETLNHYPRLAAKLVDLFVSRFDPQLKKRDQIFEKLINNISEQLEEAESLDDDRIIRRYMEMIQATLRTNYFKTDDEGNHKPCLSFKLDPQQIPDIPAPVPAYEIFVYSPDIEGVHLRGGKVARGGLRWSDRQEDFRTEILGLVKAQQVKNTVIVPVGAKGGFVCKKQPLMSQRDEIFAEGQRCYRQFIRGLLDLTDNIIDGDVVPPENVVRHDPDDPYLVVAADKGTATFSDLANSVSEEYGFWLGDAFASGGSNGYDHKAMGITAKGAWESVKRHFRELGVDCQRSEFTVVAIGDMAGDVFGNGMLLSKHTRLLAAFNHMHIFLDPDPDTGKSWQERERLFALPRSSWEDYDSALISKGGGVFSRKSKSVSLSPEVRSILNTDKKSLPPNEVIRLILKMEVDLLWNGGIGTYVKSSSESDSDVGDRANDAVRINGTELSAKIVGEGGNLGMTQLGRIEYALKGGRVNTDFVDNVGGVDCSDNEVNIKIFLNSLVTNGDLTMKKRNELLQSMQDEVGEIVLSDAYQQSESLSVSETAGVTTVKELIRFIHSLEKSNILDRALENLPDDETLLEREKQGVGLTRPELSVLVAYGKMVLKEQLATDRITDDVYHAAHLIEYFPSELRRNYSDLLPGHPLRQELIATALANQMVNEMGCNFVSRLQEETGAGVVEITNAYCAARDIYNFDDVLQKIRLADNQASTLVQYEMISFVRRMLRRLSRWLLRNHMGKKSVEELVSLYKADVTQVTENLNDVLIGREISDHDAIAIRWIDQGIDENTAHYVSRLSSLNSALDISVVAREKGITVLQAAKLYFHLGVRLSLHWFLEQINHQAVENNWQALAKAAYREDLDWQQRQLTSQVLSCQCADESFDELTRLDDWIEANEQALLRWENILNEFKVGSAHEFAKFSVALRELALLNLNCSSNE
- the pyrD gene encoding quinone-dependent dihydroorotate dehydrogenase; translation: MLYRIARSGFFQLDAEKVHDLAIKNLKRFTGTPFDLFYRQHLPSRPVECMGLTFNNPVGLAAGLDKNGECIDAFGAMGFGFVEVGTVTPRPQPGNDKPRLFRLIEAEGIINRMGFNNLGIDQLLENIEHSNYDGIIGINIGKNKDTPIEKGHEDYLICMDKAYSSAGYIAVNISSPNTPGLRSLQYGDALDDLLSQLKSKQRELAAKYDKYVPLTLKIAPDLSDQELDQICQALLKHQIDGVIATNTTLDRSIVMGMKHANETGGLSGRPLQSRSTEVIRQMHQVLGDQIPIIGVGGIDSFVSAKEKMMAGAKLVQIYSGFIYQGPGLVRDIVKNL
- a CDS encoding cell division protein ZapC, with translation MLKPSDKWNWYYCDKEEHLMLDLGDDMLFRTLLPRKVLVTCAFASSQFTVEDAADYQLFLESLDGLNYSGPRLVELVLNCVASKRFHKPVQPKSWFFEPRSADFTPKEGNIVQLTNQFNQGRFIVLDVGENASLCLSAELEPFILSPGKELVFGQAIKVMHDRMECVNSGSQKIALVG